The Gemmatimonas sp. DNA window CGGCGTCACGTGCCACGCAGCCCAGCGAGATACGCCACGTGGCTTCGGTGCCGGTGAACGGCATCAGATAGCCTACGTGTGTCCAACCCTCGTAGTCGTCGGCGCCGCGCACGTGCAGCCAGTCGCCGCGGCCGTCCACCAACTGCAGCACTTCACCGGCCAGCAGTTGCGACGTGAGCGGCGCGGAGATGCGCGCGTCACTGAGGAGTGGCGCGATGGCCGATCGTACCGTGAAGCGGTCGGCGATGGAAAGCGTCAGTGCAGTGCCCAACGGAGGACTCTCAGCAAAGGGGAAGACTCGTCGCTATGCACGAAGATCGGCCACACCGGGAATGCCGTCGCGACCATGTGCGGTGACGACACCGCGTTCGATGGCGCGCTCGACGGCGGCACCGGCCACGGCTTCGATGCGCGCCAGCGGGACGTCATCGGCACCGGCAAAGCCGGAGATGGCCTCCAGCGGTGACGCGGCAAACAGCACGTCTCCATCGAATGATGTACCGCACGGCGTGATGCGATGATGCATCGCAGCCGTCGAGGCGCGGGCCAACTGCGACAGCTGCGCTTTGGTGAGCGGCGCACTCACCGCGACGAATACCAGCGTGGTGTTGCGACGCACCGAGGCCATCAGCGCGAACTCCGCCGGCGCATCCTGTCCGCGCAGCAACCGCACCGCGTCGAGAAATCCGCCATGCGCATCTCGCGCCCCGGCAATGATGCGACCCTGTTCATCGCGCACATCGCCGAAGGCATTCACCACCGCGAAGGCCGCGGCCAGCACACCGCCACCCTCGGCTACACCGAGGCCCACCCCACCCTTCATCGCGGCGGCTGGCCCCACCGCCTTCCCCACCAGCGCGCCGGTGCCGGCTCCCACGCACCCCTCGGCAATCGACCTGGCCGATGCGTGATCGCAGGCCGCGTAGGCCATCTCCGCCGTAGGGCGCGCATCGAAGCGGCCCAGCGGCGCCAGATCGAAGATCACGGCTGTGGGGACGATCGGAACGACGCCGCCACCCACCGGGAAGCCGCGCCCGCGCTCTTCCATCCAGCGCATGACACCAGCCGCGGCGTCGAGCCCATAGGCCGAACCACCGGTGAACAGAATGGCATCGGTGCGATCGACCAGATGGTCGGGGTCGCACGTGGCGAGTTCGCGCGTGCCGCTCGCGCGTCCCAGCAACGCGGCGCTGCAGCGGAATGGCGTATCGATGCCGCGGATCACGCTGCATCCGGTAGCGCCGTCATGATCGGTGGCGTGTCCGATCGCCAGGCCGAGCTGCTCCCAGGGGGTCATCCCGGAAAGCTAACGCGACTCCTGGATCAGCTGGGCCACGCGGGTCTCGAGTTCGAGCAGCGTGAACGGCTTTGCCAGTACCGGTCGACCCGTCATGCGGATGAATCGGGACGCCGTGGCGCTGTGCAAGTCCCCCGTCATGAACACGACCCGACGCGCCTGATCGGGATCCCGCGACTCGATCATCTCGTACACCTGCTCGCCGGTGAGCCCCTTCATGCGGAGATCGAGCAGAATCAGATCGTACGAGCGATCGGCCAGTAGATCGAGCGCCTCGGAACCGCCCTCGGCCACGTCCACCAGATACCCCGTATTCCGCAGGAAGCGACCGATCGCACTGCGTAGCGTGACCTCATCTTCGATCAGCAACAGCGATCGCGTGGACGTCGGCTCCACAGTGGCCGTTGCCGAACCGTCGGTCGTCACCGGTGAGGTCACCGCTGCCATGACCGGAAACGAGAGGGTGAACGCCGCGCCCTCACCCGCGCGCGAGTGCGCCTCGAGCGAGCCGCCGTGATCGCGTACGATCGCGTGCGTGATCGTGAGGCCGAGGCCGCGGTTACCCTGCTCGGAGCGCGTCGTGAACATCGGCTCGAAGATGCGTGAAAGATGATGCGACGTGATGCCAGGGCCAGTATCACTCACCTGCACCTCCACGCCCTTGTCCCCTTCACACGTGCGCACGCGGATGCGACGCTCACCATCGTGACCGACGAGCGCCTGCTCGGCGTTCACGAGCAGATTCGACAGAGCCTGCTGCAATTGGATCGTGTCGCCCGAAATCGCCGGCAGGTCCTGCGCGGCGTTGAACTCCACTTCGATGTCGTGCGCGCGCAAGCCGTAGCCGTGCACATCGATGACGCGTCGGATCAGCGCGTTCACATCGACGAGGCTTCGCTCACCGGCGGTGTGCGGCGCCTCGCCGGTCGAGTCGAGCAGCTGCGATACGATCCGCGACGCCCGACGCGCCTGTTCACAGATCTGTTCGATCGCCTGACGATCCTGCGGCAGCATGGTGGGCGACGTGGCGTGCAACTCGGCCACCGCCAACAACGTCGCCAGTGGATTGTTCAGCTCGTTGGCCACGCGGCTCAGCGACTGTCCCACCGCCGCCATCCGCGCTTGTTGCGCGTTCGCTTCGCGCGCGATCTCCTCGTTCGTCACGTCGCGGATAATCCCGAGCGCACCCACCACTTCGCCATTCTCGTGAATCGGGGCGGTGGTGATCATGCCCATGCGAGGTCCGTTCGCGCCGACGAAGCGCAGCTGCAGCCGCCGGCGCTGGCCGGCCAGCGTCTCGGCTACCATGGTGCGCGCGATCGCCTTGTCGGCCGGGTGCACCATCGCCGCGAAGTGCTGCCCGATCACGTCCTCGCGTTGCAAACCTGCTTCCTTGAGAAAGCCCGCGTTCACCGAAGTGAAGTGTCCGTGCAGATCACAGGTGCAGATGGCATCGGTCGCCGCTTCCACGAGTCGCATATTCAGCGATTCCGACCGTTCGCGGGCGCGGGACTCGGCTCGTCGGTCGGTGATGTCGTGCAGACAGGCAACCGTGCCCGTGACCTGACCCAGCTCGACCAGCGGCGCCGAGCTCACGCGCACCCATCGACGTTCACCGTCGGCGCGTAGCACCTCGCACTCGTACTGCTGTCCCTCCCCGTGCCTGGCCAGCCGCTCAAACCCACGCACGCTCTCGATCCACTCGGGCGGCGTGAGGTTGGACACCGCTTCGCCCTCGAGATTCGGGCGGGAGAACAGCATGTGCGACGCCGGATTCGCGAACGTGATGCGACCTTCGAGATCGGTGATCACGATCGCGTCCGATACGGTTTCGAGCACCTTGCGATGCCGCTCGGCCAACCGATGCGAATCCGTCACGTCGTCGAACGTGATCACACATCCGCCATCAGGGTGCGGTGCCGCGAGCAGCGAGAACAACCGTCCAGTGGCATCATCGCGCACGAGTTCGCGGGTGGGCACGCCTTCCGCCAACGCCCGGGAGATGAATCGATCGACCGCGTTCGCGTCGAGCGTATCGCTGCTACCCACCAGCGCATCTCGGAAACGGCGGCCCAGCAGCGCGGGAATCGTCGTGCCGCACAGCTCCGCCGCCCGCGAGTTGCAGCGGCTCACGGTCAGCGACTCTTCGAGCACCACGATACCGCTGGCCGTGCTGTCGAACGCCACCTTCCACTCCTGCGTGGCCTTCTCGACTTCCTCGAACAGGCGCGCATTGACGATGGCTACCGCCACCTGGTCGGCGAGGCGCTGCAGTACCTTCCCATCCTCCTGATCGAACGGTCGCTCGCGATTCATTACCGCGATCGACCCGATCGTGCCACGCCCGGTGATGAGCGGGGCGATCACCATGCGCTGGATCGGCGCGAGGTGCTGCACCATCCGATGGAGCGCCGTTTCCGTGCTGCCTTCGTTCTGCACGATCAGCTCGTTCGATACCACGGAGCGCCCGATCACGCTGCCCGTGACGGGCAGGTGCACTCCACTGAGCACGTCGGCGGTGCCGATCGATGCCACGATGTGCAGATACTCGCCGTTCCGCAGCGCGACGCAGGCGCCTTCGACGCCGAGCAGCGAGACGGTATGACGCAGGATCAGCCGCAGGACTTCGCCAAGCCGCAGCGACTCGCCGACCGCGCGCGCCACATCGGCCAGCGCCTCGGTGGTGCGACGTTCGCGTTCGCTCTCGGCATATCGACGCGCGTTGGCAATCGCGGTCGCCGCCTGCGAGGCCATCGTGGCTAGCACTTCCTCATCTTCCGCGGTGTAGACGTCGGCGTGCGTGGAGTGCACGGCCAGCACGCCGAGCAAGCGAATGCCCACGCGCACCGGCACCGCGAGCACCGACGTAGCCGCGCCCGATTCCCCGACCACATCGTACATCGACAGCGGCGGGATAAGTCCCGCGCGTTCGCGAGCGCGATCAGCGTCGCGATCTCCCACGCGCACCGGACGCCCCGTGCGCGCGACTTCCGCCACGATCCCTTCGCCCAGACGCACCGGACCACGGGCGCGTTCGACCCCGCGTACGATGCGCAGGGCGGTGGTGAGGATGTCGGCATCGAGATCAGGGATCAGCACGGCCACGCCATCGGTGCGCACGGCCAGCTGCACCTGACGCGTGAGTTCGCGCATGATCTCGTGCTCGTCAAGCGATCGCGTGAGCGAAGCGCCCGCTTCCTGCAGTCGGAGCAACCGCTCGTGTCGCTGTTCGGCCAAGGCTCGCAGCGCGTCGTAGGCGACGCGGGCCGCCAGATGCCGCGTGATGGCACTGATGTCACGCCGACGGACCTCGCTGGGGCGACGGCCATCGCGCGGCCCAGCCAGCTTCACGATGCCGAGCAACTCACCATCGGATCCACGCAACAGCGCGACAATCAGATCGGTGGGCAGCCAGGTGTGACCGTCTCCCGCCGGATGTGCCTCGGACCCGAAGAACTCGCGGGAGACCCACGCATCGCTGCCGTCGAGCAGGTGCAGGTCTCCTACACGGAAACGCTCCAGATGCGACAGGCGACGACGCCATACGGCACCCGGCAGCGGCTTGAGGGCGAGTTCGGTGAGCGATGCCGTTTCCGGAAGTCCAGCCCGCACGACCGACATCGGGTTCAGCGACCCATCGCGCAACGAGATCACCACCCGGTCGAACCCCATGCCGTGCAGCAGCTCCGCCGTGACATGCACGCGCGCAGCCGTCGACTCGGCGCGATCGATCGCGTCGAGAGACTCCGTCAGCGACAGCGCCGACAGACTGGAAGGAGGAGGCAGGGTTGGTGACATCTGACACGTGAAGACGAACGGGCAAAGGCGGTCGAAACAACATACTGCCCGGTCTGCCAGAACTCAGAACGTCCAGCTCCTAAAAAAGTCGATGCCGATCTGCGGTGGCGTCTGCTGGAACGTGCGGCTTATCCCTAGTCGTCCACAGGCTTGGGCACTGGAGCCCGGCTCCAATCCCAGCGCCACGCTGAGGCCACCCTCAAAACGCCGCTCCACTTTCACTCCCAGCCCCTGAGCGAACAGGGACAAGGCGTCGCCGCCGCCCGACGTCTGGCTGGACAGCCCGCACAGCCCAGTACTGAACGTGAAGTACGTATTTCGGGCGATTTGACCGCCCACGCCAACCCGGGTGGAGGCGAGGATGCCCAAGCCATTCTCCCGGAGGTTGGCGGCATCGCCCGGATTGAGCGCGGTCGGCTCCACCTGCACCACGTCGAACCGGCCACCGGCGAGTCGGCTCGACAGATAGCTGCCGGCCAAACGGAGGGCGAGCGTGGCCCCCTGCTCGGCGTAGGGCGTGCCCAGCAGGGCGTACGCCGGCTCGCCGGTCACCAGGTAGCTCAGCATGTCGCTCTCGGGGAGCGGCGGGTTGTCGGCGCTGGACAGGGCCAGCGAGGGACGGTCGATCGTGCCGGCGATGTTCACGCGAATGCGCACGTCCTGCCGGTTCGAGTTCGGACGCGTCTCGCGAATGGTGTGCAGCGCCGTGATGTCGAGCGCGGGCTCGAGATCCGGGTCGCCGAAGAAGCGCACCAGACCACGCTCGACTTCGAAGCCGGGGCGGGCGATGCCGAGGTTGAGCTGATACGTGCCGCGGTCCACGGTGAGCGAGTCGGCCAGCGCGAGACGCGGTACCTGACCGTCGCGCGACAGCGCGCGCGTGACGCGCAGCCCACCGCCAAGTTTGAGGTTCGCTTCCGGCGAGCGCAGCCACACATCGTCGCCGATGCTCACACGCACGTTGTCGAGCTGCAAGTTCTGCATGATCGCCCGCGGCGCCGACGGCAACAGCCCATTCACGCCGAAGCGGGTGGTGTCGATGATATCGAGATTGTCGGTGAGATCGAGCGCGCGCCTCTGTGCGAGCGCGCGGATGTATACGCGCCCCCGATCGATCCGCACGGCCCCCTGCACGCGCGGTGCATCGCGCGATCCGGTGAGCGTGATCGGCGTGGTGGTGGTCATCACGATCGACGCGGTGCGCGGCTTGTCGACGGCCTGAAACTCGTTCGCCGCCAAACGCAGATTGAAGGTCGGGTTCGCGATTTCGCGAATGCCGATCGAGCCGCTGATGCCGATGGAGTCCTGCGGCGCGCCACTCGTGGCACCGATGCGGCGAATCAGAATGCTGTCGCCGAACAAACCGATATCGGCCCGTGCCTTGTCGAGACGGATACCCAGGTTGTCGAGCGACAGCGACGCACTGTCGAGCCGCACTTCACCGCGCAGTCGCGGACGATCCCACGTGCCGGTCAGCGCGACGTCGGTGAACAGCCTGCCGCGGGCGCGTGTGACGTCGGGGAACACCGACTC harbors:
- a CDS encoding P1 family peptidase codes for the protein MTPWEQLGLAIGHATDHDGATGCSVIRGIDTPFRCSAALLGRASGTRELATCDPDHLVDRTDAILFTGGSAYGLDAAAGVMRWMEERGRGFPVGGGVVPIVPTAVIFDLAPLGRFDARPTAEMAYAACDHASARSIAEGCVGAGTGALVGKAVGPAAAMKGGVGLGVAEGGGVLAAAFAVVNAFGDVRDEQGRIIAGARDAHGGFLDAVRLLRGQDAPAEFALMASVRRNTTLVFVAVSAPLTKAQLSQLARASTAAMHHRITPCGTSFDGDVLFAASPLEAISGFAGADDVPLARIEAVAGAAVERAIERGVVTAHGRDGIPGVADLRA
- a CDS encoding PAS domain S-box protein: MSPTLPPPSSLSALSLTESLDAIDRAESTAARVHVTAELLHGMGFDRVVISLRDGSLNPMSVVRAGLPETASLTELALKPLPGAVWRRRLSHLERFRVGDLHLLDGSDAWVSREFFGSEAHPAGDGHTWLPTDLIVALLRGSDGELLGIVKLAGPRDGRRPSEVRRRDISAITRHLAARVAYDALRALAEQRHERLLRLQEAGASLTRSLDEHEIMRELTRQVQLAVRTDGVAVLIPDLDADILTTALRIVRGVERARGPVRLGEGIVAEVARTGRPVRVGDRDADRARERAGLIPPLSMYDVVGESGAATSVLAVPVRVGIRLLGVLAVHSTHADVYTAEDEEVLATMASQAATAIANARRYAESERERRTTEALADVARAVGESLRLGEVLRLILRHTVSLLGVEGACVALRNGEYLHIVASIGTADVLSGVHLPVTGSVIGRSVVSNELIVQNEGSTETALHRMVQHLAPIQRMVIAPLITGRGTIGSIAVMNRERPFDQEDGKVLQRLADQVAVAIVNARLFEEVEKATQEWKVAFDSTASGIVVLEESLTVSRCNSRAAELCGTTIPALLGRRFRDALVGSSDTLDANAVDRFISRALAEGVPTRELVRDDATGRLFSLLAAPHPDGGCVITFDDVTDSHRLAERHRKVLETVSDAIVITDLEGRITFANPASHMLFSRPNLEGEAVSNLTPPEWIESVRGFERLARHGEGQQYECEVLRADGERRWVRVSSAPLVELGQVTGTVACLHDITDRRAESRARERSESLNMRLVEAATDAICTCDLHGHFTSVNAGFLKEAGLQREDVIGQHFAAMVHPADKAIARTMVAETLAGQRRRLQLRFVGANGPRMGMITTAPIHENGEVVGALGIIRDVTNEEIAREANAQQARMAAVGQSLSRVANELNNPLATLLAVAELHATSPTMLPQDRQAIEQICEQARRASRIVSQLLDSTGEAPHTAGERSLVDVNALIRRVIDVHGYGLRAHDIEVEFNAAQDLPAISGDTIQLQQALSNLLVNAEQALVGHDGERRIRVRTCEGDKGVEVQVSDTGPGITSHHLSRIFEPMFTTRSEQGNRGLGLTITHAIVRDHGGSLEAHSRAGEGAAFTLSFPVMAAVTSPVTTDGSATATVEPTSTRSLLLIEDEVTLRSAIGRFLRNTGYLVDVAEGGSEALDLLADRSYDLILLDLRMKGLTGEQVYEMIESRDPDQARRVVFMTGDLHSATASRFIRMTGRPVLAKPFTLLELETRVAQLIQESR